A segment of the Luteolibacter sp. Y139 genome:
ACGCTGGAATTTCCCGCAAAAAGTCGCTGATTTCCAACACTCCGTCCGATTTTGGGAACAATTTGTGAATTTTCATTTAAATTAATCCTTTCCAAACCCGGAATATTTGGCAATTTTGTTTACAGGTAACAGCGCTTCGGTGCTGCAACCCGGCCAGCAGGTCCATCCGGCAAGGCATCAAGCATCGGTTCTGAATCCGGGGGGATTTCGACCGAGGCCGCCCGCCAAGGATCCGCTGGTTCAGAAAGGGTGCGAATTGTGATTCCGGGGGGACTTGCGATTCGCGCCCTTCTTTTTGTACTCGTTCGGCACCTTTTGTACCGATTTGGGATTTCCTCCCCCGCCCTCCCCGCGTTGAGTCGCCCCACATGAAGGTTGGGATCGCGCAGATCAATGGAGTCATCGGGGACTTCCCCGGCAATGCCAAGCGGCTGCTCCAAGCCTACCGCGAATGCTTGGAACAAGGCGCGGACTTGGTCATCACGCCCGAGCTCTCCCTCGCCGGCTACCCGCCCCGCGATCTGGTCTTCAAGTCGCAGTTCGTCCCGAAGTGCCTCCAGGCCCTGGACTACCTCGCCGGGGAGATCAAGGAGGTCCCGCTGCTCGTCGGCTACGTGGATCACAACGACTCCGGCCAACCGGGCAAATCCTTCCGCAATGCCGCCGCCTTCCTCCACCGGGGCGAGATCGTCGCCAAGGTCTGGAAGACCCTGCTGCCGACCTACGATGTCTTCGACGAGCGCCGCTACTTCGAGCCCGGCGAGAAGTGCGAGCCCATCGTCTGGAACGGCCTCCGCCTCGGCATCACCATCTGCGAGGACATCTGGACCGAGGAATACCTCCACCGCCCGCTCTACGACCGCGACCCCGTCCAGGAACTCACCGCACAGGGCATCGATGTCCTCCTGAATCTCTCCGCCTCCCCCTTCCATCTTGGCAAGCCGGAGATCCGCCGAGAAATGATGGCACAGGTCGCGAAGGAGGCCGCCGTCCCAATCATCTACGCCAATGCCGTCGGCGGCCAGGACCAGCTCCTCTTCGACGGCCACTCGCTCGTCGCCACCCCGGACGGCCGCATCGCCGTCCAGATGCCCGGCTTCACCGAGCAATCCCTCACCGTCGATCTCGACTCTCTCCCATCCGGCGATGCCCCACTGCCCCAGCCCGTCGCCGCCGGCCAACTTCACGACGCCCTCGTCCTCGGCCTTCGCGACTACGTGAAGAAGTGCGGCTTCCGCAGCGTCTGCCTCGGCCTCAGCGGCGGTATCGATTCCGCCCTCACCGCCGTCCTCGCCGCCGAAGCCTTGGGACCTGAAAACGTCCACGGGCTCACCATGCCCAGCCCCTTCTCCTCGGGCGGCAGCGTCGATGACTCCATCTCGCTCGCGGAGACCATCGGCATCCGCTGCACCACTGTCCC
Coding sequences within it:
- a CDS encoding NAD+ synthase, with amino-acid sequence MKVGIAQINGVIGDFPGNAKRLLQAYRECLEQGADLVITPELSLAGYPPRDLVFKSQFVPKCLQALDYLAGEIKEVPLLVGYVDHNDSGQPGKSFRNAAAFLHRGEIVAKVWKTLLPTYDVFDERRYFEPGEKCEPIVWNGLRLGITICEDIWTEEYLHRPLYDRDPVQELTAQGIDVLLNLSASPFHLGKPEIRREMMAQVAKEAAVPIIYANAVGGQDQLLFDGHSLVATPDGRIAVQMPGFTEQSLTVDLDSLPSGDAPLPQPVAAGQLHDALVLGLRDYVKKCGFRSVCLGLSGGIDSALTAVLAAEALGPENVHGLTMPSPFSSGGSVDDSISLAETIGIRCTTVPIADTFASVKAAMAPLFAGTKEDVTEENMQARIRGLYLMSLSNKFGHLLLTTGNKSELAVGYCTIYGDMCGGLAVISDLPKIRVYELSRWINRDREIIPWNTIDKPPSAELRPDQKDQDTLPPYDILDGILELYVERHLSADEIVAHGYEENLVRWVQRRVDLNEWKRQQAAPGIRVTSKAFGMGRRMPIVQGFTG